One Thalassospira marina DNA window includes the following coding sequences:
- a CDS encoding Rrf2 family transcriptional regulator yields MMSLQKATLFALYAVLELAEDTERQLSASEIAERYNISTNHLAKVLRDLGRAGLVESVRGAGGGYRFCGNAKRTTLLDVVELFEEVGAGPSNGIVQETNAGVALSLVMDEIEAITYATLQSISIETMLKLMRRRKPTERQLPTGLFRAV; encoded by the coding sequence ATGATGTCTTTGCAAAAGGCAACATTGTTTGCCCTTTATGCCGTGCTGGAGCTGGCCGAAGATACCGAACGCCAGCTTTCGGCATCGGAAATTGCCGAACGTTACAATATCTCGACCAATCACCTTGCCAAGGTTTTGCGGGATCTGGGCCGGGCGGGCCTTGTGGAATCGGTTCGTGGGGCCGGGGGCGGTTACCGGTTTTGTGGTAATGCCAAACGGACAACCCTGCTCGATGTGGTGGAGCTTTTTGAAGAGGTCGGTGCCGGACCATCCAACGGGATTGTGCAGGAAACCAATGCCGGTGTCGCCCTGTCGCTGGTGATGGACGAGATCGAGGCGATTACCTATGCGACGCTGCAATCAATTTCGATTGAAACAATGTTAAAGCTGATGCGTCGACGCAAACCAACCGAACGCCAGTTACCCACCGGGTTGTTCCGCGCCGTCTGA